The Mycolicibacterium boenickei genome has a segment encoding these proteins:
- a CDS encoding IS3 family transposase — MKVAAVAALKADHRLPVLLQVAGLARSTFYYHHAKPQVPDPRADLKSAITEAFTDTHGRYGHRRIHTVLIKRGFVVAKKTVLAVMRELALICRVRRRRRYNSYTGEAGQIAENLLNRDFSASAPNQKWVTDVTEFRIGERKVYLSPVLDLFDRSVLAYAWSMSPNVELTNTSLAAAIATLQPGECPLVHSDQGFQYRHWSWRKLLDDAEALQSMSRKGNCYDNAVMENFFGHLKAEMFHHNRFDTVEDFTAALDTYIHWYNTERISTTLKGLSPVQYRAQALAA, encoded by the coding sequence GTGAAAGTCGCTGCTGTCGCTGCCCTCAAGGCTGATCATCGGTTACCGGTGCTGCTGCAGGTGGCGGGGCTGGCCCGTTCAACGTTTTACTACCACCACGCCAAACCGCAGGTCCCCGACCCGCGGGCGGACCTCAAGTCCGCGATCACCGAGGCATTCACGGATACCCACGGCCGTTACGGGCACCGCCGGATCCACACCGTGCTGATCAAGCGGGGTTTTGTGGTGGCCAAAAAGACCGTGCTGGCGGTGATGCGTGAACTGGCGCTGATCTGCCGGGTGCGGCGGCGCCGCCGGTACAACTCCTACACCGGCGAAGCCGGTCAGATCGCCGAAAATCTTCTCAACCGCGACTTCAGCGCGAGCGCGCCGAATCAGAAGTGGGTCACCGATGTGACCGAGTTCCGCATCGGTGAGCGCAAGGTCTATCTGTCGCCGGTGCTCGATTTGTTCGATCGGTCGGTGCTGGCTTACGCGTGGTCGATGAGCCCGAATGTGGAGTTGACCAACACGTCACTGGCCGCGGCGATCGCGACCTTGCAACCGGGTGAATGTCCGCTGGTGCATTCCGATCAGGGCTTCCAATACCGGCATTGGTCCTGGCGCAAGTTGCTCGACGACGCTGAGGCGCTGCAGTCGATGTCGCGCAAAGGCAACTGCTATGACAACGCGGTCATGGAGAACTTTTTCGGACACCTCAAGGCAGAAATGTTCCACCACAACCGGTTCGACACTGTCGAGGACTTCACCGCTGCCCTTGACACCTACATCCACTGGTACAACACCGAACGAATCTCAACAACGCTCAAGGGCCTGAGCCCGGTCCAATACCGGGCCCAGGCCCTTGCCGCCTAG
- a CDS encoding class I SAM-dependent methyltransferase, translating to MDIRGVEHPLIRRAVEGLHKFNSRHPWSHNDHFHGWILANLPEHRGTAIDIGCGQGALVAQLATRFAQVRGTDLDADMRTEADRRCANLDNVTIDDSQLAQLDGPADLVTMIAVLHHLDVEQALTDIKRLLAPGGRFLCIGLAAPASISDTAWDLASAVTNPLIGLIKHPRPVPGGPKPPPFPVRDPQLSFDELQVIVRHVMPGAEMRRRLAFRHTICWTKPG from the coding sequence ATGGACATCCGTGGCGTCGAGCATCCACTGATCCGGCGGGCCGTCGAAGGTCTGCACAAGTTCAACAGCAGGCACCCCTGGAGTCACAACGACCATTTCCACGGTTGGATCCTGGCGAACCTGCCCGAACACCGCGGAACCGCGATCGACATCGGATGCGGTCAGGGCGCTTTGGTGGCCCAGCTGGCCACGCGGTTCGCACAGGTCCGCGGTACGGATCTCGATGCGGACATGCGCACCGAAGCGGACCGGCGCTGCGCCAACCTGGACAACGTCACGATCGACGACAGTCAACTCGCCCAACTCGACGGACCCGCCGACCTGGTCACCATGATCGCGGTACTCCACCACCTCGACGTCGAGCAGGCGCTGACCGACATCAAGCGGCTGCTGGCCCCGGGCGGACGGTTCCTGTGCATCGGACTCGCCGCCCCCGCCTCGATCAGTGACACCGCATGGGATTTGGCGTCTGCGGTCACCAACCCGCTCATCGGCCTGATCAAACATCCGCGCCCGGTGCCCGGCGGTCCGAAACCTCCTCCGTTCCCGGTACGCGATCCCCAGCTCAGCTTCGATGAGCTGCAAGTCATCGTCCGACACGTCATGCCGGGCGCCGAGATGCGCCGCCGGCTGGCGTTCCGGCACACCATCTGCTGGACGAAACCCGGCTGA